A genomic segment from Malaclemys terrapin pileata isolate rMalTer1 chromosome 1, rMalTer1.hap1, whole genome shotgun sequence encodes:
- the LOC128830068 gene encoding uncharacterized protein LOC128830068 — translation MSLTIRYVADGVSPNIPAGVYEHFIKFIVVESSTGEYLYNTLLRELEDLGLDVANIRGQGYDNGANMKGNISGVQARLLKTNPRAFFTPCACHNYNLILGDMAKTCPDAMSFFGALQHIYVLFSASTKRWTIFRKHVTGLSVKPLCETRWECRMQSVKALRYQAGEFYDALVEVAETTDDAQAKNEAEWLAIQIKDYKFLVSLVFWHDLLFQVNFVSKELQSDTMDISVGISSFEKLCNWLKTYREKGFQEVLTGANELAKDLDVTPVFQTKRLRKRKKQFEYESADEPFSDPKEAYRVQCFNQVLDKALQSLEPRFEQLQKHVSLFGFLCKFKNLPKDTIQKSAADLELALTDVKLVRENEQVSTVKSVDINGYMLSEELEALKPILPSDCRNPLKILQFLAYNNRSTAFPNLFIAI, via the coding sequence ATGTCATTGACAATTAGGTATGTGGCTGATGGTGTATCACCAAATATTCCAGCAGGAGTATATGAACATTTCATTAAGTTCATAGTAGTAGAAAGCAGCACAGGTGAATATTTGTACAATACCCTTTTAAGAGAACTCGAAGACCTGGGATTGGACGTTGCAAATATCCGTGGGCAGGGCTATGACAACGGTGCAAATATGAAGGGAAACATATCAGGTGTACAAGCACGACTTTTGAAAACAAACCCAAGAGCTTTTTTTACACCATGTGCATGTCACAACTATAATCTCATTTTGGGAGACATGGCCAAAACATGTCCAGATGCGATGAGTTTCTTTGGAGCCTTGCAGCATATTTACGTCCTTTTTTCTGCATCTACTAAAAGATGGACTATTTTTAGAAAACATGTTACTGGCCTTTCTGTAAAGCCACTTTGTGAAACACGATGGGAATGTAGAATGCAAAGCGTCAAAGCTCTGCGGTACCAAGCAGGGGAGTTTTATGATGCACTTGTAGAGGTAGCAGAAACAACCGATGATGCTCAAGCAAAAAATGAAGCTGAATGGCTGGCTATTCAAATAAAGGATTATAAGTTTTTGGTTTCACTAGTTTTCTGGCATGATTTACTTTTTCAAGTGAATTTTGTGAGCAAAGAGCTACAGAGTGATACAATGGATATTTCTGTAGGAATTTCTTCATTCGAAAAGCTTTGTAACTGGTTAAAAACGTACAGAGAGAAGGGTTTTCAAGAAGTGTTAACTGGTGCCAATGAACTTGCCAAAGATCTAGATGTGACTCCAGTATTCCAGACTAAACGCTTGCGCAAACGAAAAAAACAATTTGAGTACGAGTCTGCAGATGAGCCTTTTTCTGATCCAAAAGAAGCTTACAGAGTGCAATGCTTCAATCAAGTGTTAGACAAAGCTTTACAGTCACTTGAACCAAGGTTTGAACAGTTACAAAAGCATGTGagtttatttggatttttatgCAAATTTAAAAATCTTCCCAAGGACACCATACAAAAATCTGCTGCAGATCTGGAACTTGCATTGACAGATGTGAAACTAGTGCGGGAAAACGAACAAGTTTCAACTGTAAAATCAGTTGACATAAATGGCTACATGCTTTCTGAAGAACTGGAAGCGTTAAAGCCAATTCTTCCATCTGATTGTAGAAACCCCCTAAAAATTCTTCAATTTCTTGCAtataataaccgatcaacagcattcCCAAATTTATTTATAGCAATTTGA